In Pseudoalteromonas sp. MM1, a single window of DNA contains:
- a CDS encoding DUF5610 domain-containing protein, with protein sequence MKIGNYGYTPNNNVNKFNNKEALQQPTIQSPQETSLQRGRELAAKVLGDKMAEQLGLPVEQKQADKPLFDFDEIVKNVLDFVSGAVNKAKANGADDDKLKNMLDDARTGVQTGIDEAVDELKGTGVFNEEMQEGIDKSKEGIFEGLDEFEQTLFNPQPASVSVSQAQYVSMSSNAEYKFTTAEGDEVSISFADAYESQTASGYQQSNNSESFASSSSQSRELSFSMSVNGDLNEQEQDAINAMMEELQGVSKTFFSGDLDEAFEKAQELSLGSEQLVAFSMDLRQTKTVATVKSYEQYQPNPTKEVADAIAPFNDDLKNAFDKASQLGLQDQLAGIIEWLNQDQAAVDQLVDYTQAMFENLNQLNSAGDALAALKSEQS encoded by the coding sequence ATGAAAATCGGTAATTATGGCTATACGCCAAACAACAACGTAAACAAATTTAATAATAAAGAGGCGCTACAGCAGCCAACAATCCAATCTCCGCAAGAAACTTCATTACAGCGAGGCAGAGAACTTGCTGCAAAAGTGCTTGGCGACAAAATGGCAGAGCAACTAGGTTTACCTGTTGAGCAAAAACAAGCCGATAAACCTTTATTCGATTTTGATGAAATAGTAAAAAATGTACTCGACTTTGTATCTGGCGCAGTTAATAAAGCTAAAGCCAATGGTGCTGATGACGATAAATTAAAAAACATGTTAGACGATGCGCGCACTGGGGTTCAAACCGGTATAGACGAAGCGGTTGATGAACTAAAAGGCACCGGTGTATTTAACGAAGAAATGCAAGAGGGCATCGACAAGTCAAAAGAAGGCATTTTTGAGGGGCTTGATGAGTTTGAGCAAACCCTATTTAACCCACAACCGGCCAGTGTAAGCGTAAGCCAAGCACAATATGTAAGTATGAGTAGTAATGCTGAATATAAGTTTACAACAGCCGAAGGTGATGAAGTCAGTATTAGCTTTGCTGATGCATATGAGTCGCAAACAGCGAGCGGGTATCAACAAAGTAATAACAGCGAATCATTTGCCAGCTCATCGTCGCAATCTCGAGAGCTGTCTTTCTCAATGTCGGTTAATGGTGATTTAAATGAACAAGAGCAAGATGCTATTAATGCCATGATGGAAGAGCTACAAGGAGTAAGTAAAACATTTTTTAGTGGTGATTTGGATGAAGCATTTGAAAAAGCACAAGAGCTGAGCTTAGGCAGTGAGCAACTAGTGGCATTTTCAATGGATCTTCGCCAAACGAAAACAGTCGCTACCGTTAAAAGTTATGAGCAATATCAACCAAACCCAACAAAAGAGGTAGCCGATGCGATCGCGCCTTTTAATGACGACCTAAAAAATGCATTCGATAAAGCATCGCAACTAGGCCTACAAGATCAGCTTGCCGGTATTATAGAGTGGCTAAACCAAGATCAAGCAGCGGTCGATCAGCTAGTTGATTATACCCAGGCAATGTTCGAAAACCTAAATCAATTAAATTCAGCGGGCGATGCACTCGCCGCGCTAAAGTCTGAGCAAAGCTAA
- the trmA gene encoding tRNA (uridine(54)-C5)-methyltransferase TrmA — translation MAVIKIDTTQYDTQLNEKEQRITSQFKRFGVQQLEVFSSEPINYRQRAEFRVWHDGDDLFHIMFDQATKEKIRVDTFDPAAPLVGEVMQVMIDNLKSCEVLRRKLFQIDYLSSLSGEILVSLLYHKPLDDQWLTEIKALKEKLSSKYKIDFIGRARKQKEVLGDDFVTERLTVNGQELIYQQVENSFTQPNAKVNIKMLEWAQDLCKPLNNDLLELYCGNGNFSIALAGSFNRVLATEISKSSVHSAQYNIAKNKVDNLDIIRMSSEEFTQAMNGERTFSRLEGIDLKSYDCQTILVDPPRAGMDTLTCDLVANYENIIYISCNPNTLERDLDHLTRTHNVKRFAIFDQFPYTHHIESGVFLQRK, via the coding sequence ATGGCAGTGATTAAAATAGATACCACACAGTACGATACGCAGCTAAATGAAAAAGAGCAGCGTATTACGTCGCAATTTAAGCGATTTGGTGTGCAACAATTAGAGGTATTTAGCTCAGAGCCAATTAACTACCGCCAACGTGCTGAATTTAGAGTATGGCACGATGGGGATGATCTATTTCATATTATGTTTGATCAAGCAACAAAAGAAAAAATTCGCGTTGACACTTTTGACCCTGCTGCGCCATTAGTTGGTGAAGTGATGCAGGTGATGATTGATAATTTAAAGTCGTGTGAAGTATTACGTCGTAAGCTGTTTCAAATTGACTATTTATCGTCATTAAGCGGTGAGATTTTAGTAAGCTTGCTTTATCACAAGCCACTTGATGATCAGTGGCTAACTGAAATTAAAGCCCTTAAAGAAAAACTAAGCAGTAAATACAAAATTGATTTTATTGGCCGAGCGCGCAAGCAAAAAGAAGTGCTAGGCGATGACTTTGTCACAGAGCGTTTAACAGTAAATGGCCAAGAGCTTATTTACCAACAAGTTGAAAATAGCTTTACTCAGCCAAATGCGAAAGTAAATATTAAAATGCTTGAGTGGGCGCAAGACCTATGCAAACCACTTAATAACGATTTACTAGAGCTTTACTGTGGTAATGGTAATTTCTCTATTGCATTGGCGGGTTCATTTAATCGCGTATTAGCTACTGAAATATCTAAGTCTTCTGTGCATTCAGCGCAATACAACATTGCTAAAAATAAAGTAGATAACTTAGATATAATTCGCATGTCGAGTGAAGAGTTTACCCAGGCAATGAATGGTGAACGTACCTTTTCGCGCTTAGAGGGGATAGATTTAAAAAGTTACGATTGCCAAACTATTTTGGTCGACCCACCGCGCGCAGGTATGGATACCCTTACGTGTGACTTAGTGGCTAACTACGAGAACATTATTTATATATCGTGCAACCCAAACACGCTTGAGCGCGATTTAGATCATTTGACGCGCACCCATAACGTTAAGCGTTTTGCGATATTTGATCAGTTCCCATATACGCATCACATTGAATCGGGTGTTTTCTTACAAAGAAAATAG
- a CDS encoding thiol:disulfide interchange protein DsbA/DsbL — MIKLVKAGLLALLLPMAATSFAATYEEGVHYDVVAERATKKPEVKEFFSFYCPACNNMEALIGEFKPKLDKDVKFKKSHVDFVGVRDPENQQMMSQALATAEVLPQKDKIVAAIFNHIHTKRAKFNELADVKDVFVAQGVDGDKFDKLYKSFSVRTLSSKMKRDQNYFKEKGALRGVPTFIVNGKYKLNLGRESGITAPEDISKLINYLANK; from the coding sequence ATGATCAAATTAGTTAAAGCAGGTTTACTTGCATTACTACTACCAATGGCAGCAACTAGTTTTGCAGCAACGTATGAAGAAGGCGTGCATTACGATGTAGTGGCAGAACGCGCGACTAAAAAGCCAGAAGTTAAAGAGTTTTTCTCATTTTATTGCCCAGCTTGTAATAACATGGAAGCATTAATTGGTGAGTTTAAGCCAAAGCTAGACAAAGACGTTAAATTTAAAAAGAGCCATGTTGATTTTGTCGGTGTTCGCGATCCAGAAAACCAACAAATGATGAGCCAAGCGTTAGCAACCGCGGAAGTGCTTCCACAAAAAGATAAAATTGTTGCGGCTATTTTTAACCACATTCACACAAAGCGCGCTAAATTTAACGAGCTTGCAGATGTAAAAGATGTATTTGTAGCGCAGGGTGTTGATGGCGATAAGTTTGATAAACTATACAAAAGCTTCTCGGTACGTACATTAAGCTCTAAAATGAAACGTGACCAAAATTACTTTAAAGAAAAAGGCGCGCTACGTGGCGTACCAACCTTTATCGTAAATGGTAAATACAAATTAAACCTAGGCCGAGAGTCGGGTATTACCGCGCCAGAAGATATTAGTAAATTAATTAACTATTTAGCGAACAAGTAA
- a CDS encoding thiol:disulfide interchange protein DsbA/DsbL → MLKKLKLSLLLLCLPFAALAAQFEADNQYTVIDVEKSAEPQVTEFFSFYCPHCFKFEPVAKAIEKSLPEGTEFIKNHVNFLGGVSPQAQSNLSYAYLIGKKHGQAQSISDQIFKSIHVQRAPLTQIKDVKKLLEVNGIDSATFDQDIASMPIISAERAMQDKQNKYSKLGALTGVPTFIVNDKYKINMNTINNQQELNELVAFLLTL, encoded by the coding sequence ATGCTTAAAAAATTGAAACTGAGCCTACTACTTTTATGTTTACCATTTGCAGCCCTTGCTGCACAGTTTGAAGCCGATAACCAGTACACTGTTATTGATGTAGAAAAAAGCGCAGAGCCACAAGTAACCGAGTTTTTCTCATTTTACTGTCCGCATTGTTTTAAATTTGAGCCTGTTGCAAAAGCAATTGAAAAAAGCCTGCCCGAGGGTACTGAATTTATAAAAAATCACGTTAACTTTTTAGGTGGCGTATCACCACAGGCGCAAAGCAACTTAAGCTACGCCTACTTAATCGGTAAAAAGCACGGTCAAGCACAAAGTATCAGCGATCAAATCTTTAAAAGTATTCATGTACAGCGCGCACCTTTAACGCAAATCAAAGACGTAAAAAAGTTACTTGAAGTTAACGGTATTGATAGTGCAACGTTTGATCAAGACATTGCCAGCATGCCAATTATTTCTGCTGAGCGTGCAATGCAAGATAAACAAAACAAATATTCAAAATTAGGTGCGCTAACTGGTGTACCTACCTTTATCGTAAATGATAAATATAAAATAAACATGAATACTATTAATAACCAGCAAGAACTGAATGAGTTAGTTGCTTTTTTACTAACACTTTAA